Proteins encoded together in one Chitinispirillales bacterium ANBcel5 window:
- the gpmA gene encoding 2,3-diphosphoglycerate-dependent phosphoglycerate mutase has product MYKIVLLRHGESTWNKENLFTGWTDVDLSDRGLYEAKVAGEVLKKEGYTFDIAFTSVLKRAIRTLWIVLEEMDLMWIPVHRSWRLNERHYGALQGLNKSETAQRYGDEQVHIWRRSYDIRPPELESSDKRNSASDPRYKDLDPDSIPLTECLKDTVQRFLPYWQDFLVPGIKAGKRIIIAAHGNSLRALVKHLDSIADQDIPNLNIPTGIPLVYELDEELKPIRHYYLGDQETIQKATEAVRNQVKKGGG; this is encoded by the coding sequence ATGTATAAAATAGTTCTACTAAGACATGGCGAGAGTACCTGGAATAAAGAGAATCTTTTTACTGGTTGGACAGATGTAGATCTCTCGGACAGAGGACTCTATGAGGCTAAAGTTGCCGGAGAGGTATTAAAAAAAGAGGGATATACGTTTGATATTGCGTTTACCTCAGTTTTAAAAAGGGCGATAAGGACGTTGTGGATAGTTTTAGAAGAGATGGATTTGATGTGGATACCGGTCCATCGTTCCTGGCGTCTCAATGAGCGGCATTACGGGGCTCTTCAGGGACTCAATAAGTCCGAAACTGCACAAAGATACGGAGATGAGCAGGTGCATATCTGGAGACGAAGTTATGATATTAGGCCACCTGAGCTCGAAAGTAGTGATAAAAGGAATTCGGCTTCAGATCCGCGTTACAAAGATCTTGATCCTGACAGTATTCCCCTTACCGAATGTCTTAAAGATACAGTGCAGCGTTTTTTGCCATACTGGCAGGATTTTTTGGTACCCGGTATTAAGGCTGGTAAACGTATCATTATTGCAGCGCACGGAAATAGCCTTCGTGCATTGGTGAAACATCTGGATTCCATAGCCGATCAGGATATTCCAAATTTAAATATTCCAACAGGTATCCCACTTGTGTATGAACTTGATGAAGAGTTAAAGCCCATAAGGCATTATTATCTTGGGGATCAGGAAACAATTCAAAAAGCCACTGAAGCAGTAAGAAACCAGGTAAAAAAAGGTGGTGGTTAA
- a CDS encoding S41 family peptidase encodes MTGLKYSASVLFFTLLIYSCAPVPTQPQNEVDVEYEFAWDFLNVFFLFQERLPEEPFQFESPTELYESVNEPYTVYYAPGEREDLDDMLTTSSVGLGIRIDSVENGFVITEVFPQSPADEAGLRENDTIIAVDGVDVRDFSYDQFMPLIDGQRGDQVTITVRRNSETVDITVTLDRFVAPSVFVDSLDENIAYIYISSFFSSTIVEGGTAQEFQDALNETQWAEITILDLRDNPGGEVEPCVLVTSQFLEPGTPIVETRERRLIPDTVEGETVESTWVALDVQNNAIDREFILLVNEFTASASEILVSSLLANRDDIISVGSTTFGKGRGQALSVTPRSGLAVVTYAMLEPANGVAYDMIGIEPTVEVQEDEDPLEVALEIAENNLARYTSDIRFRYLRRIFFLHQSQSRRVGVPLSIIRNSLY; translated from the coding sequence ATGACCGGTTTAAAATATTCAGCATCCGTTCTTTTCTTTACTCTTCTTATTTACTCCTGTGCTCCCGTACCCACCCAACCACAAAATGAGGTAGATGTAGAGTATGAGTTTGCATGGGATTTTCTCAATGTTTTCTTTTTATTTCAAGAGCGGCTTCCAGAAGAACCGTTTCAGTTTGAATCACCAACTGAGCTGTACGAAAGTGTAAATGAACCATATACGGTTTATTACGCTCCCGGGGAAAGAGAAGATTTAGATGACATGCTTACCACCAGTTCGGTGGGACTTGGGATACGTATCGATTCTGTAGAAAACGGTTTTGTAATCACAGAGGTATTTCCTCAATCACCTGCAGATGAAGCAGGGCTCAGGGAAAACGATACAATAATAGCAGTGGATGGGGTTGATGTAAGAGACTTCTCTTATGATCAGTTTATGCCACTGATCGACGGTCAGCGTGGTGATCAGGTGACAATTACTGTCAGGCGCAATTCAGAAACAGTAGATATCACCGTTACTTTGGATCGATTCGTAGCCCCTTCCGTTTTCGTGGATAGTCTTGATGAGAATATTGCCTATATCTATATTTCTTCATTCTTCTCTTCTACTATAGTAGAGGGTGGAACCGCACAAGAGTTTCAAGATGCACTGAATGAAACGCAATGGGCAGAAATAACCATTCTTGACCTAAGAGACAATCCCGGTGGAGAGGTAGAGCCCTGTGTACTTGTGACCAGTCAATTTTTGGAACCCGGTACACCAATTGTAGAAACAAGAGAACGCAGACTAATACCCGATACAGTTGAAGGTGAAACTGTGGAAAGTACATGGGTAGCATTGGATGTTCAGAACAATGCTATTGACAGAGAGTTTATTTTACTTGTGAATGAATTTACAGCCAGCGCTTCTGAAATCCTGGTTTCCTCTTTACTCGCAAACAGAGATGACATTATATCCGTTGGTTCAACCACTTTTGGCAAAGGAAGGGGTCAGGCACTGAGCGTTACTCCACGATCCGGACTTGCAGTGGTAACCTATGCTATGCTTGAACCCGCAAACGGCGTAGCATACGATATGATAGGAATAGAGCCTACCGTTGAAGTACAGGAGGATGAAGATCCTCTGGAGGTTGCTTTAGAAATTGCAGAAAATAATCTGGCCCGTTATACTTCTGATATAAGATTCAGGTATTTACGAAGAATATTTTTCCTGCATCAAAGCCAGAGCAGAAGAGTTGGGGTACCTCTAAGTATCATCAGAAACTCGCTGTATTAG